Genomic window (Daucus carota subsp. sativus chromosome 5, DH1 v3.0, whole genome shotgun sequence):
tctaatggttctctttTGAACATGAGTCCGGGcttcttttttattaaaaaaaaaaataataagcggcaagtatcaatatatatatatataaaggaggatgcgggcgtctctagaattgttcgattcagtcttctgatttttcttaaatttcggatagaaaatatagttataattcaaaaattcaggtttaagaattctaaaactaatacaactcttttcttatcaaattctaaagatgatacaattcttttcttatttagtatttcttattgaattctaaagataagacaattcttttcttatttagtaatcctaatagaaataggattatatttattcaaactaacaaaatcatagataaaatacaatttatatttaagatttgtaaggtaatacgtacaatttatattatcgatttactcttataattttcttagatttcgaatagaaaataaaggattgtaaagataataatcattaaaaaaactgatagcaacaaaaattagaaccataaaagaataataacttttaactaataaataggcatcaaaaaataaaaaaatttgacaaataaaataatatataaaaaataggaatcatatattaattttatgataatgtaaatgggccttgattagtattgtgtttgacgggcacgggaggcggcccaaactaatttttatctaaataataataatttttttattagtattatgtttgacgggaaagtcgctaaaataatttttataaaagaataataatttttaactaataaattggaatcaaaaaataaaaataattaacaaataaaataatatataaaaaataggtatcatatattgattttatgataatgtaaatggttcttgattagtatatcgtttgacgggcacgggaggcggcccaaactaatttttatccaaataataataaattttctattagtattatgtttgacggtaaagtcgctaaaataattttttatctatgttataatatatttttttgttacacaatttaaaataatctctaattttgtcataattagaataatttttattagtattgtgtttgacactaaaacgactcaaactaatatctaaattatacttcctccatcccattttaagtgtcctgtttaACTTTTGAATGgttaaattgaccaaattttaactgagatttacacatataatataatttttaaaagtaaaaaaaattatgtccttataaaatacatacaatatactataaaatgtaatttttagtttttcaaaataataatgaatttgttttttatgcttggtcaaatttggtcaatttgaccgttataagtcaaaacaggacgcttaaaatgggatggagggagtaatgttttgttataagtattgtgtttgacaagagagcgactcaaactaattttgatctaaattataatatttaatttatcgtaaaaataataattatggattaatattgtctttgacgggagtggggttcgaactaattttattattagtattgtgtttgacaggatgatcacttaaacaaatttttctataaattataatattttttatttgtgatatgtttaatgggaagatgactcaaaataatttttatcctattataattctaattcatatcaaaatttaacacgccgccgcgaagcgcgatatataaaggaggatgcgagcgtcctataattgctcgattcagtcttctgaattttcttaaatttcggatagaaaatatagttgtaatttaaaaaatcagattcaagaattctaaagatgatacaattcttttcttattgaattctaaagatgatacaattcttttcttttttatttaatatttcttattgaattctaaagatgacataattcttttcttatttagtaatcctaaaagaaataagattatgtttaaaagaaatcaacttgaaggatttcaaaagttaatataattcttttttttttcggattctagaggtaatacaatttttttattatctaggaATGCCAAAaggaatatgattatatttatttaaactaataatcatagataaaatacaatttatatttaagatttgtaaggtaatacgtacaatttttatttccaatttagtcttataattttcttaaatttcgaatagaaaataaaagattgtaaagataataatcattaaaaaactaataccaaaaatattagaaccataaaagaataataattttaaactaataaataggagtcaaaaaataaaaataattaacatataaaataatacatataaaataggaatcatatattgattttatgataatgttgattagtattgtgtttgacgggcacgggaggcggccttaactaatttttatctaaataataataaattttctattagtattatgtttgacaggaaagtggctaaaataattttttatctatgttatagtatatatttttgttaaaacgggaccacagttcaaaatactttttgtccaattataatctttaattttatcataattagaataatttttattagtatgtgtttggcAGTAatgcgactcaaactaatatctaaattataatgttttgttattggtattgtgtttgataagagagcggctcaaactaattttgatctaaattatagtatttaattttatcataaaaataataattatggattaatattgtctttgacgggaaggaggttcaaactaattttattattagtattgtgtttgacaggataaccacttaaacaaatatttataccaattataatatttttcatttgtgaaatgtttaacggaaagatgactcaaataatttctatgttattataatacttattcatatcaaaatttatcacgccgccgcgaagcgcggcttttttcagtttaagatgataaaataaaatgaaggaATATGAGTCCACACCGACATGTAACATGATACATAATCAACGCTGGGGTACAGTAGTATCCATTCTAGACAGACGGCTGAAAAACAAATGGGTCAGCCTCATTAAGTGGCTGTTTGGCGGGGCTTAAAAAGCCCCGCTTCTGGActtttaagttagaagcacttatttcgtaccgtttttgtaaaaagtcgagaagcacttataaaaagctacgatttctagcttttgtttcatgatttctgcttttttcccaaacactttaatcagttataagtcttaactaacttctaacttctacttcacttttttattttaagcaagaagcacttattttaagctcacccaaacggcctctAAACTTTCCATACTAACTATTCACGTTACTCGCTTCATCCATTTCTCTCTGACTTTTCCCACATTCCAAAAGAAACACATGATACATACATACACTACATATATGAACTAACATGCAACGACTTGCTAAACCTCGGACTTTACTTGTTGTCGTTGCTATGGCTTCAATTCTCTCTGTTTCTCTCTTCTTGTTATTCTTCTTTGTTCATCACAAAAATAGCTCTGCCAAGCAATTATTCACCATCCAACAAGCTTGTAACGCTACCAGATTTCCCGATTCATGTCTCGCCTCTTTATCCGCCGCCAAGCTCTCTTCCAACCCGGACCCGGTTCAAGTTATTCAAGCGGCAATAGCTGCGTCTCAGAATAGTCTCAAAACGTCGGTTGATAAGTTACGAGCTCTCCAGAGCGCTTCGACGGGGAATTTTAATCTTACTGAAAATGTACGGCTGGGATTAGAAGCGTTGACGTACTCGGAGTCGAGGATTAATTCAACGGCGGTGGCTGTGCCAGGTGGCAACATCAGGACCGCGCGTGTGTTGATGAGCGCGGGACTGGGTTACCAAGCGGGTTGTTTGTCGGGACTTGGTAAGTACATTAATGATAGTACGATGGTGAACGAGACCATGTCGGTTTTAAATTCTTCGATAGGGATTGCGAGTAACGCGCTTAGTATGATTCGGGCTTATGGGTTGTTTGGGAACGATACTGGGTCGTGGGTCGGCCCGAAGACCGAGAGGGATGGGTTCTGGGAAGGTGGGTTCGGGTCGGATAGTGGGTCATGGAATGTGGAGTTTCCCAAGGGGTTGGTGGCGAATGTGACGGTGTGCAAGAGTGGCGCGTGTGATTGTTTGACGGTTCAGGAGGCGGTTGACAAGGTGTTGGATGATAGTGAGGGGCGGTTTGTGATTTGGATCAAGGAAGGGGTTTACAATGAAacggttcgggtcgggtttagGAAGAAGAACGTGGTCTTCTTGGGAGATGGAATGGGTAAAACTGTTATTACCGGTTCCATGAATGTGGGTCAATTTAATGTGTCTACACGCAACTCGGCTACAGTCGGTGAGttctttttcttatattatactccctccgttctaaTTATATTCATTGATTGCATGTATTTTGAGtgtcctataaaatataatttaacgtGCCGGGATGGGGGAAAATTGGTTTTCATGCTCACTTGTTAGTATTGTTTGGAGTTGGTATATTGTTTAAGTTATGTTTGATGTTTGAAGTTGCAAATTATTCCGCTGTCAACATTTACTGGCCTTCcaagataaaagaaaattttctatTCTCATTAAAACCAACTATGCTATAGTTACTTTGTAATTGTATGCAAGCTTCTTTGATG
Coding sequences:
- the LOC108192368 gene encoding probable pectinesterase/pectinesterase inhibitor 51 → MQRLAKPRTLLVVVAMASILSVSLFLLFFFVHHKNSSAKQLFTIQQACNATRFPDSCLASLSAAKLSSNPDPVQVIQAAIAASQNSLKTSVDKLRALQSASTGNFNLTENVRLGLEALTYSESRINSTAVAVPGGNIRTARVLMSAGLGYQAGCLSGLGKYINDSTMVNETMSVLNSSIGIASNALSMIRAYGLFGNDTGSWVGPKTERDGFWEGGFGSDSGSWNVEFPKGLVANVTVCKSGACDCLTVQEAVDKVLDDSEGRFVIWIKEGVYNETVRVGFRKKNVVFLGDGMGKTVITGSMNVGQFNVSTRNSATVGVLGDGFLASNLTIENTAGAGANQAVAFASDSDLSIIENCEFLGHQDTLYANALRQYYKSCHIEGTVDFIFGNAVSIFKDCTILVRPRQLNPEKGEQNVVAAHSRTDPAQSTGFVFQDCVINGTDKYMELYYSNPKVHKSFLGRPWKEFSRAVYINCVLETLINPQGWLIWTGDFALQTLYFGEFNSTGPGANSSARVPWSSQIPADHVETYSLHNFIQVDNSISK